A stretch of DNA from Bactrocera neohumeralis isolate Rockhampton chromosome 6, APGP_CSIRO_Bneo_wtdbg2-racon-allhic-juicebox.fasta_v2, whole genome shotgun sequence:
GAGAAAATGATGTCTGCATAATTTGaaaccgatatctcaaaaattgagggactataGCGAAacacctaacttaacctaatagCTATCAGAAAAAGGGCATAACATTCCGCAAGCTGGAGGATCCAATAACATTGGcacatttattttcagaaaaacaaaataaacttattttacaataacaacaatataacaacaaatatgcTTTCCTATACTACTGCCAAAACAAATATGTAGTTCAATCACACATGCATAAAAGACCGCATACTTTATGTCCTTGTCGGAAGACGCAACCGACGATAATGATCCACTGCATGTGTAAGTGCTCACATAAGACGAGTACACAggtaaatattaacattaatgCAGACAGACGCAAACACAtgtaaattaatatgtacatattctacttgtatatacacaccaAATGCTGTTCGGCTGGCTTTGAGAGCTTAAGTGAATTTAAACGCAAATTAGTGCATGCAAGCTTATGTGAGTGaaggtatgtatgtttgttggtACAAGCTGCTCAATCAAATTGGCTTTAATTGTTGCTTAATTGGCAAATACAAAGGCTGCTGATGGCACTCATTGTCTGGCAAGCGCAAAGCTAATATTGTTGTAAGccgtattgttgttattgttgctgtcatTTGCTAACTTTAGCTGTGGCAGCTAGCAAGGTTGCTGCAGTTGAATGCCAGCGCAGACAAGTGAGTGCGTAAGTGTGTAAGTGCTGGCTCGATTGCTACTTGACAACAATAATACACAGGTTAATACAATGAAATGTGGTTTtactaacaaaaaataacaaaaaaataataatataaaagaataataataataaagagcAGTTAAGAATGAATTCCAAGTAAATAAGTGGCAAGCACTGTGAGCAGCATGCAACTGACTTTACTGCGCTTGAgtgagaaaataaaagcaacaagtGTGTCTGTGATGGGAAATATCAACAAATATGGatgacaataacaataaaaaccaaCTATAACAGACATAATAAGTTGaatcgcaaataaaaaataaaataaataaaaaaacaaatataaaaagagaGTTTTCTTTGGCTGCATCAGAGCTGAAATACTCCTCACGGGCAAATTTTTTGaagcagggtataaaaatttctttattttgattttgtcgGTTAGTTTCTATGGTAATCCGGCCTTGAAAAATTCCTAGAATACTGTAGCTTTTCTTTAAACAATAATCGAACCCaaattttgctaagatatctcatcaataaaaaagcttttcatataagtacttgattttgatcaagcAGTTTGTACGAAAGATATAGCTATAGCTGTCCGATCTAAATAATATGATCGGATAttataaaaacttgattttggcCGACAAATTTGTAAGGCAGCTCCTACATTcgccaaaaaatagtaagactttgttcataattttaaacttaattcTTTATTCTTCAAAACTAACTCGTCTCCCTCAAAGTAACCCCCTTGACCCAAATTCGTTTGTACCAACGGTTTTGTTTCCAATTCTCAAAACaattgttaaaatcaatttcccGAGAAGACTTCAATTTCACGTTTATTGTTTCCAATTGACCCAAAACGGTTTACCCAGAGCGGTCGTATGAGttttctgaatagccagaagtcacatggaACTCAAATAgaattccttgttgacagtttggtcagAAGGAATTTGGAGCGCACCACagctcgataatcgaagaacattgtcaacataatcttgatttttgacctgctttgactttgacgtggttttttcttCGGCTctcctttgccacgatattcggccgatcgATCGTCTACTTCCGAGTTTTCAGCATAGACCCAAGACCCATCGCCAGTAGTAATACGTTTCAtggcatcctggtagtcggaaaaatGGTCTTCAGTGacccttccgatattccaacgaaaTTCCTTGGCGAAGAaaggacgtttgcaaaatttcagattgatatctcaaaaatgaaAGACTATTGTTCACTTATATTCTGACAACAGACAGCTAAACACGACTAACTTTTtatggtctccgacgtttccttctgggtgtcaCCAACTTCgcagcaaacttaatatatattcatgatataaaaaatataaataaagtcaaCAGAAATGTCAACAATATGCAATCAGTAGCGCAACTAGGCAGCAGGGGAAACGCCCTGTATCTGCGCCACTAACAGCCATACATTGAATTTAAGTCAACAGCTGATCAGCGTTTCACTCACCTTCTTCGATGCACTGCAAAATATTGCCCGCGTAGGATAAACAATCACTGGAGGTCGTGCCATTGTTACCGCTATAGCTGCTGCCACTCAGCGCGCCCGCATTGCTGCCGACGCCGTTCGCGTAGTGCGGCATGACGCCACGGCAGATGGTCATGCATGCGGTGGGCACGCCGCGACGCTGACAGCAGGGCGTATGATCACGTCCACCGGCGGCGCAGCGCACAATAACCGCTACAAAGAGAcaagagagaaaaagagagtgGACAATAGCAGATTGAGAGAAAATGTAGCATGgtgtaaattacaaaaatattaaatttgtgtcAAACATTTATATTCACTTCTCACTCCATTTCTTTCACTTACACATTTGTGCACGGCACGCCGGTCCGAGCTTTTCAATATCCGACAATTTAATGTTGTACGAACAGAGTGGCGCACATTGTGGCAGCAGGCCGGATGCCTGACAGCATTTTGTCATATTGTAAACCGGTTCGGGCTCGTCCACCGCCTCGGCGGGTTGTGTGCGTGTAATAAGACGTGGTGAGGCTTCACTTTTGCCATATTGATTCACGGAGACTACGTAGAATTCATAGTAGACTTCGGGTTCGAGTCCCTCCAAAATGAGCGGTGGATTTTTCTAGAAaggaaaaattaatgcaatgtTTTTAACGGTCTAAACATATGAGTGCTTTCAAAACAAATGCCTAACTTCGCGGTATAGAAGAATTAGAGCTATAGACCTCGCATAAATTAGCTTCAGTTGAATTAAGATAACTCTATGGATCGAAAAACTCGTCCGACTAGTCATAAGTAACGAACCGAAATAATTTGTCTAGCAAAATCCAAAGGAGCTCCGGCAACCAAGCCATAGAATTTTACCGGTAAAGATAAAGCTCTAACCCGAAGACCTCCGGTCGAAAAATAATTAGATAGAAGCTCAGACCAGTGAAGAGACTTTACGCTCTCAGAATAAAAGGACTGAGCTCTAGGACGAACTGCCAAACAGATCAGAGGCACGAGAAGTTGGAAACGTAGACAGTTCTTTAGACTGAAATTTAGTACCGACCAAAATATGCCGTTCCCATAAATGGACGAAGGAGAAAGGCTCTCAGCtccaattttctcaaaattatttggGGTTAGAGATCAATACTTATTATGGACCAAAATTCATCCTTTCCATGATAACCGAGTCTAACTGAAATGAACGGACCTGGAGTTTTAATAGATGAAGGCTGTTAATTCTACAGTATTCCTACTAATTAATGGGGGTATGTTGTCTGTCACAACCACAACATCAAAATTAATCTTAAATCTGTGACTTAGTGGTTTCGATATCTACCCCACCCAGTTCCACCGACATACTACTGTTACTGTTCATCACCTATTGTCAACAGTCTCATCTTAGACTTACCTTCACCACCGTCAGATAATCGTCGCCTTCGCCCAAACGTCTAAACTTGACATGATAAGTGCTGATTGTGTCGGCCAAGCGTTTGGGTTTATCCCAgtccaaaattataaaattgtcgGCCTTTGCCACCGTACGTAGCATCGAAGGTGGATCGGCGAGCACGCCGTAACCCTGGAAGAGGCAGCTGCTATACTCGGACATGAAGCGTAGGCACCTAAAACAGAAATTACGAAAAAACATGTCGCTTTCGAAGAATACTTTCGGCATCACATATTCTAGTACTCACTTGAACAGACTAAAGTCTAGTGTTGATAATTTGCCCGAGCAGAGCGGGAAGCACACAGCCGGTATGCCACGCGCACGACAACAGGGTGTGTGGTCGATCTTATTTGCAAGACAAGTGAAGGTAATATTGGACCAAGGTGCGCAGACCATAAAGTCGGGCAGTGTGGCGAGGTCGGTCTTCTGTGGATCGCACATCTTATCGAGACACTTACGATGCGTCATGCCTTTGGCCTCACAACAGCTACGTATGTTTGGCAGCTCCGGCATAATGCTCTCCACCGAAGCAGAAGCTTCGGCATCATCACTTCGTGGCGCGAATACCTCACTGGTATGGGTGAACACACGCAAACGTTCGCTGGGCAAACTCGAACCGTAGTCATTATGCGCCGTCACCACGATCGCGTACATTGTGAGCGGCGTAAGATCCTGCAGTGTCAGCGTAGTCTGATTAACCGGCACTGTGCGTATGATCGTCTGCTCTAATGGACGTTTCTTCCATGCATACGCATTGGACACTTCATCCTCATCGAAGCTATGTAGCGCCGTAAAATTCACACTGTAATAGGCGACTTTGTGCGCCAGCTTTTCCGGTTCGTACCAGTGCACCGTGACACGTGTCTCCGACACATGATCGACTGTTACACTTTTCGGTGTGCTGGGTATATTCTGCACGCCCTGCAGTATGCATTGCAAACCGCTGAGGGTATGATGTACGCAAGATACGCGAGTCTTTAGCAGATCCGTGAAAGGTGTGTACTCACCACGACACATATCTTGACACAAATCCGGTATTTGTTTGTCCACACAGCAGGGCACATGATCGCGTCCATCCGCCATGCAACGTACAATATTCGGAAAGTCCTTCTCACAAGCTTCGGGCTCTATGCCCGTCGTGCCGTCGATTATGTTGTGCACATTACAGAAACCCATGCACTCGGCGGTGACGTTAGCGCGCTCACAGCATTCGGTGAAATCGTGTGTGATTTGTGGCGCAACAGTGGGCGCGCGCCAAAACGAACGATTGTCTGTGGCGTCGAGTGGCGGCGGCACGAGATAGACATCACTCGACTCTGTGGTGGTCGTGATGTTATCATTGCCGGTGGGTATCTGCTTGACTGTGCGAGAGAAGGTGGTAATATGAAATTAGTTCTGAACGTTCCAAACAAGAGAGTTTCGCTTTCCGACACTTACCTGTGAGTATATGTATGCTCCGGAGCACGGGCTCCGAATTCAGTTCGCAGATGTAACTACCCGAATCTTCGGTAGTCAATCGCTTCACGAGCAGCACCCACACCTCACCGCCTGACTCGAGTCCTTTAGGATCTAAACGAaggtaatataaatatataatatt
This window harbors:
- the LOC126762825 gene encoding Ig-like and fibronectin type-III domain-containing protein 2 codes for the protein MEIMFKLLVVLTTSTCLFSTVNSGVPIATGGPSLIYEGKDALLTCVVSENRANHTVIWKKSDEILTAGMVRVTSDTRISVLHDESEWKTDPKGLESGGEVWVLLVKRLTTEDSGSYICELNSEPVLRSIHILTVKQIPTGNDNITTTTESSDVYLVPPPLDATDNRSFWRAPTVAPQITHDFTECCERANVTAECMGFCNVHNIIDGTTGIEPEACEKDFPNIVRCMADGRDHVPCCVDKQIPDLCQDMCRGEYTPFTDLLKTRVSCVHHTLSGLQCILQGVQNIPSTPKSVTVDHVSETRVTVHWYEPEKLAHKVAYYSVNFTALHSFDEDEVSNAYAWKKRPLEQTIIRTVPVNQTTLTLQDLTPLTMYAIVVTAHNDYGSSLPSERLRVFTHTSEVFAPRSDDAEASASVESIMPELPNIRSCCEAKGMTHRKCLDKMCDPQKTDLATLPDFMVCAPWSNITFTCLANKIDHTPCCRARGIPAVCFPLCSGKLSTLDFSLFKCLRFMSEYSSCLFQGYGVLADPPSMLRTVAKADNFIILDWDKPKRLADTISTYHVKFRRLGEGDDYLTVVKKNPPLILEGLEPEVYYEFYVVSVNQYGKSEASPRLITRTQPAEAVDEPEPVYNMTKCCQASGLLPQCAPLCSYNIKLSDIEKLGPACRAQMSVIVRCAAGGRDHTPCCQRRGVPTACMTICRGVMPHYANGVGSNAGALSGSSYSGNNGTTSSDCLSYAGNILQCIEEGTESIPGPAEDVHAISVTNTTISLTWRQPGYEASAPTAATTTTTDNEEENTKKGATSTTAGSANNGDNNKNSGNSNDIATAGGSDASTSNSDDDIDFIVQYGKVNNMTLYETVAKLENELTTNETSIALTNLEPHALYRIMVVTRGRYGTALPSSMLLINTTEDENATNKNYTYGAPSPPHSLSITSHSATWMQLTWQPPEYSHPHEKITYRVYHKPMKSEKFNKIETKVAWLRMSNLKPSSQHILYVEAIGEHATSLPSETLVAWT